One window of the Shewanella cyperi genome contains the following:
- a CDS encoding VRR-NUC domain-containing protein, with translation MADVPSLAPDYYLGNFLSLLGGLDRYRDLLSDSELGFLARFDQLGHDARCLLVRLLLRKGQWFRISKLHYPELDDLPSALNELRLAGFIETGLAAPHSELNSLLTLAEWRTALVSEDPKAAPLGVSKGATKTQLAALIEQKGLWSSLAEYWRSDCLWLRDDPMALFKLLYFGNSYQDLSEFVLGDMGLRRYENYAVDKALRRFDTRADIDAALLLSQLSEQLELSGRILERDELELMLARCPHPLATGGGLEDKRQQLRGRIARELERRGDDDLALTIYGELAQTPARERSARCLEKLARFEEALAVVEAMIANPWDEQELAAARRMGPRLARLLGRPWLRAPASTIPGQQLALPPFEGKVEQAAVAWFESRGLRAWHLENAFVCGLFGLALWDIIFMPVKGAFDNPFQSRPRDMYRPGFVAARQVALDERLQRLREGELSILTRHFETKQGLVNDWVNWKLFDGEVLEAVLSHLDGALLTDLLERMLKDPQFYRSGWPDLLVLKQDGLAFVEIKGPGDRLQDSQRRWFDWFKSRQLDASVLHISWLTGD, from the coding sequence ATGGCCGACGTGCCATCTCTCGCTCCGGACTACTATCTGGGCAATTTTCTCAGCCTGTTGGGGGGACTCGACAGGTATCGCGATCTGCTGAGTGACAGCGAGCTGGGGTTTCTTGCACGCTTCGACCAACTTGGCCATGACGCCCGCTGCCTGCTGGTCAGACTGTTGTTGCGCAAGGGCCAATGGTTCAGGATAAGCAAACTTCACTATCCGGAACTGGATGATTTGCCCTCGGCACTGAATGAGCTGCGCCTGGCGGGCTTTATCGAAACCGGGCTGGCCGCGCCCCATTCTGAGCTCAATTCTTTACTGACCCTGGCCGAGTGGCGCACGGCGCTGGTCTCTGAGGACCCCAAGGCCGCGCCCCTGGGCGTAAGCAAGGGCGCAACCAAAACCCAATTGGCAGCACTGATTGAGCAGAAAGGCCTGTGGTCGAGCCTGGCCGAATATTGGCGCAGCGATTGTCTCTGGCTGCGGGACGATCCCATGGCCCTGTTCAAGTTGCTCTATTTTGGCAACAGCTATCAGGATCTCAGCGAATTTGTGCTTGGTGATATGGGCCTGCGGCGCTATGAAAACTATGCCGTAGACAAGGCCCTGCGCAGGTTCGACACCCGGGCCGACATAGACGCGGCGCTTTTGCTGAGCCAGCTCAGTGAGCAGCTTGAGCTGAGCGGCCGTATTCTGGAGCGCGATGAACTAGAGCTTATGCTGGCCCGGTGCCCCCATCCCTTGGCTACTGGGGGCGGGCTGGAGGATAAACGCCAGCAGCTAAGGGGCCGCATTGCCCGGGAGCTGGAGCGCAGGGGGGATGATGACCTTGCCCTGACAATTTACGGGGAACTGGCGCAGACGCCGGCTCGGGAGCGCTCGGCACGTTGTCTGGAGAAACTGGCACGCTTTGAAGAGGCCCTGGCTGTGGTGGAGGCCATGATTGCCAATCCCTGGGACGAGCAGGAGTTGGCGGCGGCAAGGCGCATGGGGCCGCGATTGGCCAGGCTGCTTGGTAGGCCTTGGCTTAGGGCGCCGGCTTCGACTATTCCAGGGCAGCAACTGGCGCTTCCTCCCTTTGAAGGCAAGGTTGAGCAGGCCGCCGTCGCCTGGTTCGAGTCACGGGGGCTGCGGGCCTGGCATTTGGAAAATGCCTTCGTCTGCGGCCTTTTTGGCCTGGCGCTGTGGGATATTATCTTCATGCCGGTCAAGGGCGCCTTTGACAATCCGTTTCAATCCCGGCCAAGGGACATGTACCGTCCCGGATTTGTGGCGGCCCGGCAAGTTGCCCTGGACGAGCGCCTGCAGCGCCTGCGGGAAGGGGAACTGTCGATATTGACCCGGCATTTTGAAACCAAGCAGGGCCTGGTTAACGATTGGGTCAACTGGAAGCTGTTTGACGGCGAGGTGCTTGAGGCTGTGCTTAGCCACCTGGATGGGGCGCTGCTGACGGACTTGCTCGAACGTATGCTTAAGGATCCGCAATTTTACCGCAGCGGTTGGCCGGATCTGCTGGTGCTGAAACAGGATGGGCTGGCCTTTGTGGAAATCAAGGGCCCGGGTGACAGGCTACAGGACAGCCAGCGTCGCTGGTTTGACTGGTTCAAGTCGCGGCAACTTGACGCTTCGGTACTGCATATCAGCTGGCTGACAGGGGACTAG
- a CDS encoding peptidylprolyl isomerase: MARACARHILVKTREEAEKLKARIAKGEDFGKLAKQYSLCPSKRRGGDLGEFGPGQMVKAFDDVVFKKPVLEVHGPVKTQFGFHLIQTIYRS; encoded by the coding sequence ATGGCCCGCGCCTGTGCACGACATATTCTGGTCAAAACCCGCGAAGAGGCAGAAAAGCTTAAGGCCCGTATCGCCAAGGGCGAGGATTTCGGCAAGTTGGCCAAGCAATATTCCCTTTGTCCATCAAAGCGTCGCGGCGGCGATCTGGGGGAGTTCGGCCCCGGACAGATGGTCAAGGCATTCGATGATGTGGTGTTTAAAAAGCCGGTGCTGGAAGTACATGGTCCGGTCAAAACCCAATTCGGCTTTCACCTGATCCAAACCATTTACCGCAGTTGA
- a CDS encoding secondary thiamine-phosphate synthase enzyme YjbQ, which yields MWQQHTLNLKARARGFHLITAEINAALQGMPAVSCGLLHLQLLHTSASLSLNENADPDVRGDFERFFNRLVPENTPYFRHLDEGPDDMPAHIKSSILGTSLLLPVNRQQLALGTWQGVYLGEHRDAGGSRRLLLTLQGQPG from the coding sequence ATGTGGCAGCAACACACTCTTAATCTCAAAGCGCGAGCCAGGGGCTTTCATCTGATCACCGCGGAAATCAATGCCGCGCTGCAAGGCATGCCTGCGGTTAGCTGTGGCCTGCTGCATCTGCAACTCTTGCACACCTCGGCCTCCCTCAGCCTCAATGAGAATGCCGATCCCGATGTCCGGGGTGATTTCGAACGTTTCTTTAATCGCCTGGTCCCTGAAAACACGCCTTACTTCAGACACCTGGATGAAGGCCCGGATGACATGCCGGCCCATATCAAGTCCAGTATCCTTGGTACCAGCCTGCTGCTGCCTGTTAACCGGCAACAACTGGCACTGGGTACCTGGCAAGGCGTGTATCTGGGGGAGCACAGGGATGCGGGGGGATCGCGGCGCCTTTTGCTAACCCTGCAGGGGCAGCCGGGATAA